The following are encoded in a window of Vidua chalybeata isolate OUT-0048 chromosome 23, bVidCha1 merged haplotype, whole genome shotgun sequence genomic DNA:
- the DIXDC1 gene encoding dixin isoform X4 codes for MGGKQVKCLTSASPVHSAKSESTVAPSEEKERLVILQTEETEPKTEEADSHFQPEWQAGSSGSHLENSWEEQLLEQQDHLEKEMEEAKKMISGLQALLLNGSLPEDEQEGSFELSERGACPEEQLIIIRSRLDQSVEENQDLKKELLKYKQEARNLQGIKDALQQRLLQQDASVLQLKQELLRANMDKEELHNQNVDLQRKVEERNRLLAEYKKELCQKDRHLQQHQTKLDEMLRQLSEASYQQVDLERELEHKEALLAHCMKREAEEVMAYSSHSAQSNGFLQPAAKGAAPTAHRGTSDLQLVRDALRSLRNSFSGHDPQHHTIDSLEQGISSLMERLHRMETQKRQERRVRGKSPASRASNECRDSWPPKSKLPHSQSTPVMSTSACTKVLYFTDRSLTPFMVSIPKRLGEVTLKDFKAAIDREGTHRYHFKALDPEFGTVKEEVFHDDDIIPGWEGKIVAWVEEDHGEN; via the exons ATGGGAGGGAAGCAGGTCAAATG CCTGACTTCAGCCAGCCCTGTCCACAGTGCAAAGAGTGAGTCCACTGTAGCCCCCTcggaggagaaggagagactTGTGATCCTCCAGACTGAAGAAACAGAGCCTAAAACAG AAGAGGCCGACTCTCACTTCCAGCCCGAgtggcaggcagggagctcCGGGTCCCACTTGGAGAACTCatgggaggagcagctcctggaacaGCAGGACcacctggaaaaggaaatggaggAGGCGAAAAAGATGATTTCGGGTTTGCAG GCTTTGTTGCTCAATGGGTCTCTACCTGAGGATGAGCAGGAAGGGTCCTTTGAACTTTCTGAGCGTGGAGcctgccctgaggagcagctg ATCATCATCCGAAGCCGTCTGGACCAGAGTGTGGAAGAAAACCAAGATCTGAAG aaggagctgctgaaatACAAACAAGAAGCTCGGAACCTCCAGGGAATAAAG GACgctctgcagcagaggctgctccagcaggatgCCTCAGTCCTGCAGCtcaagcaggagctgctgagagcCAACATGGACAAGGAGGAGCTGCACAACCAGAAC GTTGACCTCCAGAGGAAGGTTGAAGAGAGAAACCGGCTCCTGGCGGAGTACAAA AAGGAGCTGTGCCAGAAGGATCGGCacttgcagcagcaccagacCAAGCTGGATGAGATGCTCAGGCAGCTTTCCGAGGCCAGCTACCAGCAG GTGGACTTGGAGCGGGAGCTGGAGCACAAGGAGGCCCTGCTGGCTCACTGCATGAAGAGAGAAGCTGAGGAG GTGATGGCTTACAGCAGTCACAGTGCCCAGAGCAATGGCtttctccagccagcagcaaaaggagctgctcccacagcccacCGAGGG ACCAGTGACCTGCAGCTGGTCCGGGACGCCCTGCGCAGCCTCAGGAACAGCTTCAGTGGCCACGACCCGCAGCACCACACCATCgacagcctggagcagggcatCTCCAGCCTCATGGAGCGCCTGCACCGCATGGAGACGcagaagaggcaggagaggagg GTGCGGGGGAAATCACCAGCAAGCAGGGCAAGCAACGAGTGCAGAGACTCCTGGCCTCCCAAATCCA agctgcctcacTCTCAGAGCACGCCCGTGATGAGCACCAGTGCCTGCACCAAAGTGTTGTACTTCACCGACCGCTCCCTCACCCCCTTCATGGTCAGCATACCAAAGAG GTTAGGGGAAGTGACTCTGAAGGATTTCAAGGCAGCCATCGATCGGGAAGGAACCCATCGGTACCACTTCAAAGCCCTGGACCCAGAGTTTGGCACAGTGAAGGAGGAG GTGTTCCATGATGACGACAtcattcctggctgggaggggaaaatCGTGGCCTGGGTGGAAGAAGACCACGGGGAGAATTAA